A single Panthera tigris isolate Pti1 chromosome A3, P.tigris_Pti1_mat1.1, whole genome shotgun sequence DNA region contains:
- the RPS21 gene encoding 40S ribosomal protein S21, with product MQNDAGEFVDLYVPRKCSASNRIIGAKDHASIQMNVAEVDKVTGRFNGQFKTYAICGAIRRMGESDDSILRLAKADGIVSKNF from the exons ATGCAGAACGACGCCGGAGAGTTCGTGGACCTGTACGTGCCGCGGAAATG ctcCGCCAGCAACCGCATCATCGGCGCCAAGGACCACGCGTCCATCCAGATGAACGTGGCCGAG GTTGACAAGGTGACGGGTAGGTTTAACGGCCAGTTTAAAACCTATGCGATCTGCGGGGCTATCCGGAGGATG GGTGAGTCTGATGACTCCATTCTACGACTGGCCAAGGCCGATGGCATCGTTTCAAA GAACTTCTGA